The following coding sequences lie in one Halorarum halophilum genomic window:
- a CDS encoding PKD domain-containing protein: MNETARRRFRKTMAALVALGLVLSVLGPVGTVAAQPSVSVTQSVDSTTIAPGETVTITTEFTVSELNAPQLSATTPDGWEIESQSATGPVAYNDGTWTWLAGDDDGVNVSYTVEYTVSVPDDADPGEYTISADGSALSPSDSSATSDSATTTVTVAEPDENEPPTASFTSSPDSPETGEQVSFDASASTDDSAITSYEWDFDDGTTATGASATHTYDSAGDYDVTLTVTDDDGETDTATQTVSVGEAASPASFQLSALDVESPVTQGDTATVTATVENVGDESATQTVALEIDGTETDSQDVTLDGGASQQVSFDVDTTDLSTGDHDVTVSTEDDSASDTLAVSEEPPENLNPSAALDSSPSAPEPGETVTFDASASNDPDGAITSYEWDFDGDGTADATGEQVTTSFDSAGDYDVTLTVTDDDGETDTATQTVSVSEAPDGDGPATTVSLSPESDLVAVDQSTEYDVVVDDTDGGVGAYELTITVEDPSVASITGVDLAGVSDEELTDVQIADDGSSVTIEAVLVDTEDDGSATLGTVTVQANAEGTSDLSLNVSDLGTEAGESYDVTGTNGASLTASTLVVGNSENPAQDLDGDGDYEDINGDGTVDLLDVQTLFADRDGPAASNSPEAFDYNGDGEFTLSDIQALFAQEMA, from the coding sequence ATGAACGAGACAGCACGAAGACGATTCAGAAAGACGATGGCCGCGCTCGTCGCGCTGGGACTCGTCCTATCGGTCCTCGGACCGGTCGGGACGGTCGCGGCGCAGCCGAGCGTCTCGGTAACACAATCGGTCGATAGTACGACGATCGCCCCCGGTGAGACGGTCACGATCACGACCGAGTTCACCGTCAGCGAACTCAACGCGCCCCAGTTGAGCGCCACGACGCCGGACGGGTGGGAGATCGAGTCCCAGTCCGCGACCGGCCCGGTGGCGTACAACGACGGGACGTGGACGTGGCTCGCCGGCGACGACGACGGTGTCAACGTCAGCTACACCGTCGAGTACACCGTCAGCGTCCCCGATGACGCCGACCCTGGCGAGTACACGATCAGTGCGGACGGATCGGCGCTGAGTCCGAGCGATTCGAGCGCGACCTCGGACAGCGCCACGACGACCGTCACGGTCGCGGAGCCTGACGAGAACGAGCCGCCCACCGCGTCGTTCACCAGCAGTCCGGACTCCCCGGAGACCGGCGAGCAGGTGAGCTTCGACGCCTCGGCGTCGACCGACGACAGTGCGATCACGAGCTACGAGTGGGACTTCGACGACGGCACGACCGCCACGGGCGCGTCGGCCACCCACACGTACGACAGCGCGGGCGACTACGACGTGACGCTCACCGTCACTGACGACGACGGTGAGACCGACACGGCGACCCAGACGGTCTCCGTCGGCGAGGCAGCCAGTCCGGCGAGCTTCCAGCTGTCGGCACTGGACGTGGAGTCACCCGTCACGCAGGGTGACACCGCCACGGTGACCGCGACGGTCGAGAACGTCGGCGACGAGTCGGCCACGCAGACGGTCGCGCTCGAGATCGACGGCACCGAGACCGACAGCCAGGACGTCACGCTCGACGGCGGGGCGAGCCAGCAGGTGAGCTTCGACGTCGACACCACCGACCTCTCGACAGGCGACCACGACGTGACGGTCTCCACCGAGGACGACAGCGCGTCCGACACGCTCGCCGTGAGCGAGGAACCGCCGGAGAACCTGAACCCGTCGGCCGCCTTAGATTCGTCGCCGTCCGCCCCCGAACCGGGTGAGACCGTGACCTTCGACGCCTCGGCGTCGAACGATCCCGACGGCGCGATCACGAGCTACGAGTGGGACTTCGACGGCGACGGGACGGCCGACGCCACCGGCGAGCAGGTCACCACCTCGTTCGACAGCGCGGGCGACTACGACGTGACGCTCACCGTCACCGACGACGACGGTGAGACCGACACGGCGACCCAGACGGTCTCCGTCTCGGAAGCGCCGGACGGCGACGGACCCGCAACGACGGTCAGTCTCTCGCCCGAGAGCGACCTCGTGGCGGTCGACCAGTCCACCGAGTACGACGTCGTCGTTGACGACACCGACGGCGGCGTCGGCGCCTACGAGCTGACGATCACGGTAGAGGACCCGAGCGTGGCGTCCATCACCGGCGTCGACCTCGCGGGCGTTTCCGACGAGGAGCTCACCGACGTGCAGATCGCCGACGATGGCTCCTCGGTCACCATCGAGGCGGTCCTGGTCGACACGGAGGACGACGGGAGCGCGACGCTCGGAACCGTCACCGTGCAGGCGAACGCGGAGGGGACCAGCGACCTCTCGCTCAACGTCTCCGACCTGGGGACCGAAGCCGGGGAGTCGTACGACGTGACCGGCACGAACGGCGCGTCGCTCACGGCCTCGACCCTGGTCGTCGGGAACTCCGAGAATCCTGCACAGGACCTCGACGGTGACGGCGACTATGAGGACATCAACGGCGACGGTACCGTGGACCTCCTCGATGTCCAGACGCTGTTCGCCGACCGCGACGGACCGGCCGCGAGTAACTCGCCCGAGGCGTTCGACTACAACGGCGACGGCGAGTTCACCCTCAGCGACATCCAGGCACTGTTCGCCCAGGAGATGGCGTAA
- a CDS encoding PH domain-containing protein has protein sequence MTATDAPTGTDVPASLPLAEDETVRWRGRPRLSAAGPAAFVGLVVAAVGVGWWALPAAPVRPPIPVVIAVVLLGVAIPATTLLSLVNTRYAVTDRAAYVKRGVLGRTVSRARLVKVENTAYSQSVTGSLFGYGTVELQTAGASFAFRRVDDPAGVRAIVDEHAGGSTAESDEIPGSIAEWRAVREEVRALRSAFEA, from the coding sequence ATGACCGCCACGGACGCGCCGACCGGGACCGACGTCCCCGCGTCGCTTCCGCTCGCGGAGGACGAGACGGTGCGCTGGAGGGGACGGCCGCGACTCTCGGCGGCCGGCCCGGCCGCGTTCGTCGGCCTCGTGGTCGCGGCCGTCGGTGTCGGCTGGTGGGCACTTCCGGCGGCTCCCGTCCGGCCGCCAATCCCGGTGGTCATCGCGGTCGTGCTTCTCGGCGTCGCCATCCCGGCGACGACACTGCTGTCGCTCGTGAACACCCGGTACGCGGTGACCGACCGCGCGGCGTACGTCAAGCGCGGCGTGCTCGGCCGGACCGTCTCGCGGGCGCGACTCGTGAAGGTCGAGAACACGGCCTACTCGCAGTCCGTGACGGGCTCGCTGTTCGGCTACGGTACCGTCGAACTCCAGACGGCGGGCGCGTCGTTCGCGTTCCGCCGGGTCGACGACCCCGCGGGCGTTCGTGCGATCGTGGACGAACACGCGGGCGGCTCGACGGCCGAGAGCGACGAGATACCGGGAAGCATCGCGGAGTGGCGGGCGGTCCGCGAGGAGGTCCGGGCGCTCCGGTCGGCGTTCGAGGCGTGA
- a CDS encoding PH domain-containing protein yields the protein MSSSSTAALPDGFDWLSLESGEEVVWTGIPHRLSLVPALAIGIPLSLVLIGIPIVVSAYLRRENTEYVLTTEALYKKRGVFSRDVKRVGFEKVQDTSYTQDFFGTQFGYGTVEISTAGGAGVELSFDNVPKPKRVQELVNARIRSGEGRRSDGESKTDVLADILTELRAIRTAVEGESTATGTGASDAEVAEATEPFDFSGAGR from the coding sequence ATGTCATCGTCCTCCACCGCCGCGCTCCCGGACGGCTTCGACTGGCTCTCGCTCGAATCGGGTGAAGAGGTCGTCTGGACCGGCATCCCCCACAGACTCAGCCTGGTCCCCGCCCTCGCGATCGGCATCCCGCTCTCGCTGGTGCTGATCGGCATCCCCATCGTCGTCTCGGCGTACCTCCGCCGCGAGAACACGGAGTACGTGCTCACGACCGAGGCATTGTACAAGAAGCGGGGCGTGTTCTCGCGCGACGTGAAGCGGGTCGGCTTCGAGAAGGTGCAGGACACCTCCTACACGCAGGACTTCTTCGGGACCCAGTTCGGCTACGGCACAGTCGAGATCTCCACGGCCGGCGGCGCGGGCGTCGAACTCAGTTTCGACAACGTCCCCAAACCGAAGCGCGTCCAGGAGCTCGTGAACGCGCGCATCCGGTCGGGCGAGGGCCGCCGGAGCGACGGCGAGTCGAAGACCGACGTGCTCGCCGACATCCTGACGGAACTCCGGGCGATCCGTACCGCCGTCGAAGGGGAGTCCACGGCGACCGGAACCGGGGCGAGCGACGCCGAGGTCGCGGAGGCCACGGAGCCGTTCGACTTTTCGGGCGCGGGGAGATGA
- a CDS encoding MaoC family dehydratase, with the protein MAGKYYEEFEIGETIEHEKRRTVSERDNQTFCDMTMNQQPLHLDAEFAEDTQFGGRLVNGIYTMALATGLSIPDTTDGTIVANLSYDDVQHPNPVFHGDTVYARSTVLEKRETSDGERGVVTMRVEAFKVANGEDDDGDGDGDDTLVCEFERTVLSLKREATE; encoded by the coding sequence ATGGCCGGGAAGTACTACGAGGAGTTCGAGATCGGCGAGACCATCGAACACGAGAAGCGCCGAACGGTAAGCGAGCGGGACAACCAGACGTTCTGCGACATGACGATGAACCAGCAGCCGCTCCACCTCGACGCCGAGTTCGCCGAGGACACGCAGTTCGGAGGGCGCCTCGTCAACGGCATCTACACGATGGCGCTCGCGACGGGGCTGTCTATCCCGGACACCACCGACGGCACCATCGTCGCGAACCTCTCGTACGATGACGTCCAGCACCCGAACCCCGTCTTCCATGGCGACACCGTCTACGCGCGGTCGACGGTGCTCGAAAAGCGCGAGACGAGCGACGGCGAGCGCGGCGTCGTCACGATGCGCGTGGAGGCGTTCAAAGTCGCCAACGGGGAGGACGACGATGGGGATGGGGACGGGGACGACACCCTCGTCTGCGAGTTCGAGCGAACGGTGCTCAGCCTGAAGCGCGAGGCGACGGAGTGA
- a CDS encoding IclR family transcriptional regulator: MGTNTANATNTIGALGTSFRILEALKEKGAAGVTELATDLDLPKSTVYSHLRTLHEHEYIVWQDETYRVGLKFLELGEHTRDRMRIYDVAKPEVESLAEDTGELANLLVEEHGVGVYLFRAKGKQAVNLDTHAGKRVNLHCTSLGKAILAYLPEERVDEILERRAMPARTANTITTREELEAELDAIRQRGYAKDNGERFAGLRCVAAPITDDDDRAIGAVSIAGPTSRMKGEAFETEVAERLQSAANVIELNLTYS; encoded by the coding sequence ATGGGAACGAACACCGCGAACGCGACGAACACGATCGGAGCGCTCGGAACCTCGTTCCGAATCCTCGAAGCGCTGAAAGAGAAGGGTGCCGCGGGCGTGACGGAGCTCGCGACGGACCTCGACCTCCCCAAGAGCACCGTCTACAGCCATCTTCGGACCCTTCACGAACACGAGTATATCGTCTGGCAGGACGAGACCTACCGGGTCGGTCTGAAGTTCCTCGAACTCGGCGAGCACACGCGCGACCGGATGCGCATCTACGACGTCGCGAAACCCGAGGTGGAGTCACTAGCCGAGGACACGGGGGAGCTGGCAAACCTGCTCGTCGAGGAACACGGCGTGGGCGTCTACCTCTTCCGTGCTAAGGGCAAACAGGCGGTCAATCTCGACACCCACGCGGGGAAGCGTGTAAACCTCCACTGTACGTCGCTGGGGAAGGCGATCCTCGCGTATCTCCCCGAGGAACGCGTCGACGAGATACTCGAACGCCGGGCTATGCCCGCCCGGACGGCCAACACGATTACCACGCGGGAGGAACTCGAAGCGGAACTGGACGCCATCCGTCAGCGCGGGTACGCGAAGGACAACGGCGAACGGTTCGCCGGACTCCGCTGTGTCGCCGCGCCCATCACCGACGACGACGACCGCGCCATCGGAGCCGTGAGCATCGCCGGTCCGACCAGTCGCATGAAGGGGGAGGCGTTCGAAACAGAGGTCGCCGAACGCCTCCAGAGCGCCGCGAACGTCATCGAACTCAACCTGACGTACTCGTGA
- a CDS encoding four-carbon acid sugar kinase family protein codes for MACFGLVVADDLTGATDTGHEFAARGLRTLVSVGAATAAEDGPPADVRVVDTDSRYVDPEVAAAAVRRVIGAHDASFVYKKVDSTLRGNVVAEVDAALDATGADLALVAPASPRNGRTTVEGYHLVDGVLVAETDAGDDPERPVDTSHLPTRFAGSSYPVVRLPVDRVAAGADAVADDLRATAGEGRAVVVADAVHERHLEALATGAAKSGCSVVYVGSAGLARYVKTPPPTADGPPSVPTRERSVLCVVGSTNPATLEQVRALHAESVVPLDLEAAIDDPGAASDAAASACAARLDDAGFAALVSAPDSDAPARALEAGRRLGLEGTSVRTHIAEALAGTVERLWHRDDDTPESLFVTGGAVASDVFDVLDAEGVLLSGEAVEEGIPLGCVAGGVADETPVVTKAGAFGSPGAIRKCAARLGGRDEFE; via the coding sequence ATGGCATGCTTCGGACTCGTCGTCGCCGACGACCTCACCGGGGCGACCGACACGGGCCACGAGTTCGCCGCCCGCGGCCTCCGGACCCTCGTCTCCGTAGGCGCCGCAACGGCGGCGGAGGACGGTCCCCCGGCGGACGTTCGCGTCGTTGACACGGACTCCCGGTACGTCGACCCCGAGGTCGCGGCGGCGGCGGTCCGCCGCGTCATCGGCGCTCACGACGCCTCGTTCGTCTACAAGAAGGTCGACTCGACGCTCAGGGGGAACGTCGTGGCGGAGGTGGACGCCGCGCTCGACGCGACCGGCGCCGACCTCGCACTCGTCGCCCCCGCGTCGCCGCGAAACGGCCGGACGACCGTCGAGGGGTACCACCTCGTCGACGGCGTCCTCGTCGCCGAGACCGACGCCGGCGACGACCCCGAACGGCCGGTCGATACGTCCCACCTCCCGACGCGCTTCGCCGGGTCGTCCTACCCGGTCGTCAGGCTTCCCGTGGACCGCGTCGCCGCCGGGGCGGACGCCGTCGCCGACGACCTCCGAGCGACGGCGGGCGAGGGCCGAGCGGTCGTCGTCGCGGACGCCGTCCACGAGCGTCACCTTGAGGCGCTGGCGACGGGGGCGGCGAAGTCTGGCTGTTCGGTCGTCTACGTCGGGAGCGCCGGACTCGCCCGGTACGTGAAGACGCCGCCGCCCACCGCCGACGGACCTCCGTCAGTGCCGACCCGGGAGCGGAGCGTCCTCTGCGTCGTCGGGAGCACGAACCCGGCCACGCTCGAACAGGTGCGCGCGCTCCACGCGGAGTCGGTGGTTCCGCTGGACCTCGAAGCGGCCATCGACGATCCGGGGGCGGCGAGCGACGCCGCAGCGTCGGCCTGTGCCGCCCGACTCGACGACGCTGGCTTCGCCGCGCTCGTCTCGGCGCCGGACAGCGACGCGCCTGCCCGGGCGCTCGAGGCGGGTCGGCGTCTCGGACTCGAGGGGACGTCGGTCCGCACCCACATCGCCGAGGCGCTGGCCGGGACGGTGGAGCGACTCTGGCACCGTGACGACGACACCCCGGAATCGCTGTTCGTCACCGGCGGTGCCGTCGCCAGCGACGTCTTCGACGTGCTGGACGCGGAGGGCGTCCTGCTCTCGGGGGAGGCGGTCGAAGAGGGGATCCCGCTGGGGTGCGTTGCCGGCGGCGTCGCGGACGAGACTCCCGTCGTCACGAAGGCGGGCGCGTTCGGAAGTCCCGGGGCAATCCGTAAGTGCGCCGCCCGTCTCGGTGGACGTGATGAGTTCGAGTAA
- the pdxA gene encoding 4-hydroxythreonine-4-phosphate dehydrogenase PdxA, which yields MSSSKPLVAVTMGDPAGVGSEVAAKAYPSVTEFARIVVVGDADAMRAAAAACDAAFDVRVVESTDEVEDDPTTFAVLDCDNVDELVPGELRAAYGEASLEYVERAIDLAVAGEVDAIATAPINKQATRMAGSEHAGHTGLLAERTGVENYSMMLIEDDLRVTHVSTHVPLREACDLVTTGNVLDTIRVTDGALRELGLESPRVAVAGLNPHAGDGGLLGDEDAEEIAPAVEHSREEGVDADGPLSPDTAYVRAARGEFDCVVSMYHDQGHIPLKMLGFDEAGGVSGVNMTIGLPIIRTSVDHGTAFDIAGEGIASETSMVDAIRVAADVAESRGKTKS from the coding sequence ATGAGTTCGAGTAAGCCCCTGGTCGCCGTGACGATGGGCGACCCGGCGGGAGTGGGGTCGGAGGTCGCGGCGAAGGCGTACCCCTCGGTCACCGAGTTCGCGCGGATCGTGGTCGTCGGCGACGCCGACGCGATGCGGGCGGCCGCCGCGGCGTGCGACGCCGCGTTCGACGTCCGCGTCGTGGAGTCGACGGACGAGGTTGAGGACGACCCGACCACCTTCGCGGTCCTCGACTGCGACAACGTGGACGAACTCGTCCCGGGCGAACTGCGCGCGGCGTACGGCGAGGCGAGCCTCGAGTACGTCGAACGTGCGATCGACCTCGCGGTCGCCGGCGAGGTCGACGCGATCGCGACTGCGCCCATCAACAAGCAGGCCACGCGGATGGCGGGGAGCGAGCACGCCGGACACACGGGGCTCCTCGCCGAGCGGACGGGGGTCGAGAACTACTCGATGATGCTCATCGAGGACGACCTCCGGGTGACCCACGTGAGCACCCACGTCCCCCTGAGGGAGGCCTGCGACCTCGTGACGACGGGGAACGTGCTCGACACGATCCGCGTGACCGACGGGGCGCTGCGCGAACTCGGCCTCGAGTCGCCGCGCGTCGCCGTCGCCGGGCTGAACCCCCACGCCGGTGACGGCGGCCTGCTCGGCGACGAGGACGCCGAGGAGATCGCCCCGGCGGTCGAGCACTCCCGCGAGGAGGGCGTCGACGCCGACGGTCCCCTCTCGCCCGACACGGCGTACGTCCGGGCCGCACGGGGGGAGTTCGACTGCGTCGTCTCGATGTACCACGACCAGGGGCACATCCCCCTGAAGATGCTCGGGTTCGACGAGGCGGGCGGCGTCAGCGGCGTCAACATGACGATCGGTCTCCCCATTATCCGCACGAGCGTCGACCACGGGACCGCCTTCGACATCGCCGGCGAGGGAATCGCCAGCGAGACGAGCATGGTCGACGCTATCCGCGTCGCCGCGGACGTAGCCGAGAGTCGTGGGAAAACGAAGTCCTGA
- a CDS encoding isocitrate/isopropylmalate dehydrogenase family protein: protein MSYDIALLPGDGIGIEVIDATLPLLEDAADLGGFSVETTRYEWGSERYLEEGSMMPEDAIETLEGYDAILLGAVGHPDIPDHLTLRGMMLPIRKAFDQQVCKRPSVLFDGIESPLRGYEGGDIDLVVFRENTEGEYSDAGGHEHRGYPHEVAVQTAIYTRQGTEAIVRAAFEEATAREGHLTNVTKSNAQAHGMVFWDEIVEEVAAEYPEVTVERLLVDAASMDLVRRPDEFDVLVASNLFGDILTDIGAIVSGSMGLAPSANINVEGHSPSMFEPVHGSAPDITGEGIANPLATVLSISMLYEHLGEDAVAAALWDVVADQLSDEDAPRTPDLGGDAGTKEVVSDLRRRL, encoded by the coding sequence GTGAGCTACGACATCGCACTACTTCCGGGGGATGGGATCGGCATCGAAGTGATTGACGCGACGCTCCCCCTCCTCGAGGACGCCGCGGACCTCGGCGGGTTCTCCGTCGAGACGACGCGGTACGAGTGGGGGAGCGAACGCTACCTGGAGGAGGGGTCGATGATGCCCGAGGACGCCATCGAGACGCTCGAGGGATATGACGCCATCCTCCTCGGCGCCGTCGGTCACCCCGACATCCCGGACCACCTGACCCTCCGGGGAATGATGCTCCCGATCAGGAAGGCATTCGACCAACAGGTCTGCAAGCGCCCGTCCGTCCTGTTCGACGGGATCGAGAGCCCGCTGCGTGGGTACGAGGGCGGCGACATCGACCTCGTGGTGTTCCGCGAGAACACCGAGGGGGAGTACTCGGACGCGGGCGGCCACGAACACCGGGGATACCCGCACGAGGTGGCGGTCCAGACGGCCATCTACACGCGGCAGGGGACCGAAGCCATCGTGCGCGCGGCGTTCGAGGAGGCGACCGCCCGCGAGGGCCACCTGACGAACGTCACGAAGTCGAACGCGCAGGCCCACGGCATGGTGTTCTGGGACGAGATCGTCGAGGAGGTGGCCGCGGAGTACCCCGAGGTGACCGTCGAACGGCTGCTCGTCGACGCCGCCTCGATGGACCTCGTCCGCCGACCCGACGAGTTCGACGTCCTCGTCGCCTCGAACCTGTTCGGCGACATCCTCACCGACATCGGCGCGATCGTCAGCGGGAGTATGGGGCTGGCGCCGTCCGCGAACATCAACGTGGAGGGGCACTCGCCATCGATGTTCGAACCCGTCCACGGGAGCGCCCCGGACATCACGGGCGAGGGAATCGCGAACCCGCTCGCGACGGTGCTGTCGATCTCGATGCTGTACGAGCACCTCGGCGAGGACGCCGTCGCCGCGGCCCTGTGGGACGTCGTCGCCGACCAGTTGTCCGACGAAGACGCCCCGCGGACGCCCGATCTCGGCGGCGACGCCGGAACGAAGGAGGTCGTTTCGGATCTCCGTAGGCGGCTCTAA
- a CDS encoding SDR family NAD(P)-dependent oxidoreductase — MGRANYDYEGETVLVTGGSSGIGREIATGFAEAGAAIVVADVREEPRDHGEATPTHEVVRERGGDAAFVGTDVSDPEQVEAAVDAAREFGGVDVMVNNAGVHVTESIRSVDPETFDRVHAVNVRGTFFGCQAAANDMIDRGAGGVVLNMASISSTGAKPRQVTYESTKGAVRMITLSATVELAEHDVRVNAIAPGRIATEFGPLNAEETERSGGEGLKPIPAGRAGRPEDVAGAALYLACEDADYVTGELLYVDGGYSAI; from the coding sequence ATGGGGCGAGCGAACTACGACTACGAGGGCGAGACGGTGCTCGTCACAGGCGGGAGTTCGGGCATCGGCCGCGAGATAGCCACCGGGTTCGCCGAGGCTGGGGCGGCGATCGTCGTCGCCGACGTCCGCGAGGAGCCACGGGACCACGGGGAGGCGACGCCGACCCACGAGGTCGTCCGGGAACGGGGCGGCGACGCGGCGTTCGTCGGGACGGACGTCAGCGACCCCGAGCAAGTCGAGGCGGCCGTCGACGCCGCCCGCGAGTTCGGCGGCGTCGACGTGATGGTCAACAACGCGGGCGTCCACGTCACGGAGTCCATCCGGTCGGTCGACCCGGAGACGTTCGATCGCGTCCACGCCGTCAACGTCAGAGGGACGTTCTTCGGGTGTCAGGCAGCCGCGAACGATATGATAGACCGCGGCGCGGGTGGGGTCGTCCTCAACATGGCCTCCATCAGTTCGACGGGGGCCAAACCCCGGCAGGTCACCTACGAATCGACGAAGGGAGCGGTCCGGATGATAACGTTGAGCGCCACCGTCGAACTCGCCGAACACGACGTCCGGGTCAACGCGATCGCTCCGGGGCGGATCGCTACGGAGTTCGGCCCCCTCAACGCCGAGGAGACCGAACGGAGCGGGGGGGAAGGGCTCAAGCCGATCCCGGCCGGCCGGGCAGGCCGTCCCGAGGACGTCGCGGGCGCGGCGCTCTATCTGGCGTGCGAGGACGCCGACTACGTCACCGGCGAACTGCTGTACGTCGATGGCGGCTACAGCGCCATCTAG
- a CDS encoding isocitrate/isopropylmalate dehydrogenase family protein: MAHDIALLPGDGIGVEVVDAATPLLERAAETHDFEVETTRYEWGSDRFLDEGSLFPDDAMDRLADHDAILHGAMGDPRVPDYVTSIEGPIAIRQAFDLYVNYRPVRLHDAGNTPLKGYGRNDVDIAWFRENSEGEYVDIGGRLDRGGGSELAIQTSVYTEKGVERVVRAAFEAALDREGYLTNVTKSNALRYGPVFWDEVVEDVAESYPSVTLEHLLVDAASMDFVLRPDEFDVVVGPNLFGDILTDLTAAVTGGLGLAPSANVNPDGDAPGLYEPVHGSAPDIAGEGVANPIAAVLSGALMFEDLGEESAADALRDAVAAHLADDGAPHTPDLGGDGTTANVVADLRSRL; this comes from the coding sequence ATGGCTCACGACATCGCCCTGTTGCCGGGTGACGGCATCGGCGTCGAGGTGGTCGACGCGGCGACGCCGCTGCTGGAACGGGCGGCCGAGACCCACGACTTCGAAGTGGAGACGACACGTTACGAGTGGGGGTCCGACCGCTTCCTCGATGAGGGATCGCTATTCCCGGACGACGCGATGGACCGACTCGCCGACCACGACGCCATCCTGCACGGCGCGATGGGAGACCCGCGCGTACCCGACTACGTGACGTCCATCGAGGGCCCCATCGCCATCCGCCAGGCGTTCGACCTCTACGTCAACTACCGCCCCGTCCGCCTCCACGACGCGGGCAACACGCCGCTCAAGGGGTACGGCCGGAACGACGTCGACATCGCGTGGTTCCGCGAGAACAGCGAGGGCGAGTACGTCGACATCGGCGGCCGCCTCGACCGCGGCGGGGGGTCCGAACTCGCCATCCAGACGTCGGTCTACACCGAGAAGGGGGTCGAACGCGTCGTCAGGGCGGCGTTCGAGGCTGCGCTCGACCGCGAGGGCTACCTGACGAACGTCACGAAGTCGAACGCGCTCCGCTACGGCCCGGTGTTCTGGGACGAGGTGGTCGAGGATGTCGCCGAATCGTACCCGTCGGTCACGCTCGAGCACCTCCTCGTCGACGCCGCCTCGATGGACTTCGTGCTCCGCCCCGACGAGTTCGACGTGGTCGTCGGGCCGAACCTCTTCGGCGACATCCTCACCGACCTGACCGCGGCCGTCACCGGCGGCCTCGGCCTCGCACCGTCGGCGAACGTCAACCCCGACGGCGACGCCCCGGGGCTGTACGAACCCGTCCACGGCAGCGCCCCAGACATCGCGGGCGAAGGGGTCGCCAATCCGATCGCGGCGGTGCTGAGCGGCGCACTCATGTTCGAGGACCTCGGCGAGGAGTCGGCTGCCGACGCGCTGCGCGACGCCGTGGCCGCCCACCTCGCGGACGACGGCGCGCCCCACACCCCCGATCTCGGGGGCGACGGGACGACCGCCAACGTCGTCGCCGACCTCCGCTCGCGGCTCTGA